aaattatttttacagcTGCCTGCACAGCTGCAAATCTGCAGGAAGATGATCTGCTAACTGCTAACACAAGGCGAGCGTGAATATTACCAGGCTCGGGTTGGCCACCGGCGGAGCCCACTCGTACGTCGCCACCTTCAAGAGCGGCGCAGCGTCCTTCTTGACTGCTGCatcagtggggaggggggccgtGCTGCCCGGTGCAGGGGGCAGAACATCTTTCTTCAGCTTGGCGATGAGGCCGGTGTACTTGGTGTCCTCGAAGAGCTTGCCCACCTTCTTTCTCTCCTCGGAGCCCATCTGCACGTCGTGGTCCTCCAGGCCACATTTGCAGTTGCGGCAGATCTTTCTATAGGGGAGTGACATCATACCGTAAGCTGGGGGGCCCCAACGCTCAAACATTCAAAAGCTCCATCAGTCATACACTTTTACAAAGGCTCACTTATACAAAATTACAATATAACGCAATGAATTCTCTGTTATTTGTTGTGCTAAACTTGCTGCGGAAAAGCACATTTCCATGGGTGCTTTTAGTTGCGCGCAGAGTGAGGTGacgtcattttttttcattggGGGTTTGCACCGGATGGCTGCAGATGGTTCGCATCTAgcacagatttttttgtccAGAGGAGATGATGTGTGTCCATCCGCACGTGCAAGATACACTTCATGCACAAAAGTATTGGGTCACATGGCCATTaaacctacaggaacttttatgacatcacatcctAAATCCACAGCCACCAATAAGAAGTCGGTCCCCTCTTTGCAGCTATaatagctgccactcttctaggaatttttgcccattcatgcAGAACAGCAGAGATCAGGCACTCATGCCTTTTCAAAACACCTCTGTTCTATCCATAAAGACTgtacaaaaagacaaaaaggcaTACAATTCAGCAGTCACTACTGCACACATAAAGACTAATGGCTCTCTGTGGAAGGTCATGACCTCCTGGCTGCATGACATCACACATACAACATCCCATCTGAAACAAGTGATTCTTTAAATACACCCCAATAGCCGTCTTCCCCCTATTGGCCTCTGATGGTAAAATTAAACTTCAGATCTGGATACCAGGAAAACACAGAGCATGTTCACTATATGGTGCTTTCTTGTGTGTTATCTGAAGATAAAGGGAGAATTACTAGTTCCCTTACAATCTGAAGAGCAGTGATGTTTTGCAacggttttatttatttatttttgtttcacaACTAGAGACAGGATGCTCCTCTCCTTTGttataaaaaaagaacaaacctCCGCCCAAAACCTTAAGCTGTGACAGCGACACAAACCTCCAGAAGTGCAGCTCAAAGCCTTCACATTTATCTTTGCACTTCAGACATGGTGCTCCAGCTCCAATCTCGTGGCCCAGAGTGACCTGCGGAGAAAAGGGCCACGTTGAGAGCGTCAAACCCTATGCAGACCCTCTCAGACCCTCTGCATGCAGATGATATTCATACATTTACTGTTACGTGTCCCGATTAATTAAATACTACGCATAAAATCCACAAGTGAAATAATGTCATTGCACACTTCAGAGAAAACCAAGCTTAAGATTTATCTCAATTCCGTAACTTTCCTAACGGTTTTCATTCTATTCATGCCGAAGACCTTTGTCAGTTTCTTGCTAATTCATGACTCAGTGCAGCGCTTCCGTTAAATGGCCACGAATGAATGGAGGTGTGTCCATGAACAGCGACAAAGCCTCACCAAGAGCAAACAGCAGCACATACGCAGGGTCACAGTATAGCAGGATACTACTAAAAACTTCGTATTAAAGCTCAGCTTCCGTGTTCATTTTGCTATTAAACTGGCGAATTAAGCAGCCAAAGGCGTTCTTCTTATGAAAGTCAAACGGACTGCGCAGGGCTTCCTTGTGTCACATATGACTGTTGAGGTTTTGCACTTTGATTAACACTTAAGACAGTCTGAAAGGCTTCGGGCCAAGCAATTCCTAACTAGAGAAAAAACTCCAGTAAAGTCCGCAGATTCACGTCCACACGCCCCCTGGAGCCAAAAGTTCAGTTCGGGAGCCGCATCTTGCCATTCACAGGGCTCGATCGGCTGAGTGTCCTTACGTGTTATCAGTTTATACGAGTAAACGTtataaattttcattttgttgtaAAGAtattaatatctcagagtttTCACAGCAGCTCAAAGGATGTACAAACCTGTACGGCACATGCTTTACTGATCacaactacagctcgtgtctaaTTGAAAGAAACATGTCATGTCAATAAAACAAACCATTTAAGGGCACCTAAAATATAATATAAGTGTCTATAATATAAAGATAAGGATCGATCGTATTTCAGATGGCTTACATATACAAGCGCACTCTGAGGTCATTTGACGGGACGCAGCAAGACTCCGCCGCGCACCTACAGGGCGTCGCCACGGTTCGTGGACACACACGTACCTTTTTAAGCTCCCGCTCCACTTCCATGGTTCGTAGGCTCACTGACTCTGCGACCAAGTGttgctgtatgtatgtatttttttatttttttttaaacgctGACCCTCGTCCTCACACGGAGCGCAGACCGACGCTCCTCACGCCCGTCTTATTGTTTGCAGGCACTTCCGCGGCTGCGGCGCCTCTGATGGCCGCAGAGAGTACAGGACGCCCGGGGAAGCCGTGCTGTCAGGCGGGGATTGGGTGTTCCAGGTTCATTAAAAGGCTTTTAAAGATAAGATAGACTTTGTTGATGCTGGGGGGTcttaatattgtaataatgcTATTGTTATTATAAAATCACAGTCTGCACTCGTGCTTCTCAGGATTTATTAAAATACCGACGGACCTTTAAACAATGACAGTGTTATGTTTTACCACCCGACGGAGCCCATGACCAGCTCCATAAAGGCATATTGGgtagctgacgtgacgtggagtgAGATCTGCCGGCGGATGCAGGGCTGGAGTATAAACTCCaaccaagtcggacaacttctactcctcgtagtgtGTGAGACCTGACTGGCGTTTTTCGTGGCAGACGAAATCGAGATCGTGGAAATCCCCGTGTTTTTGCATGAAGAATTTGGCGAACAGCGAAGGTAATTTAAAACTGTCTAAAAATATGCATATCATATTTATAACCTCATCATTTTTACTCAAATTTAAGGTAAGACGTGGCGTGATTTTAGCCTAGATAAATAAAGAAAGCTCAACCTGCGAGGGGAGGAGTATAGCTGAGGCCACGTGTGTTTCAGACGTTGCCTCAAAAATGTGTTCACAATAAATctcacaataaataaatcagttcTTATTGAGATCCTTCCTGTGTCTTTTAAGGAGCCCACGAGTGAAATAAGGCGAGATAAGAATACATTGAGGAGAAAAAACATTTATTCTATCCCCTTCTCTAGGCGTGTTCCAAAAATGATTGGGTTTGTGGATGATGTCATCCCTCTatatcaggggtcaccaacctttttaaaactgagagctacttctcgggtactgagccatacgaagggctaccagtttgaaacgccctcctaaacgTATGTCAacttaatgtataataaacaggTTTTTAActgctatttttaaaatattgtcattttcaaatctatataaatgcaaatgtgattaaagaagaatagcaacaggataaaattaaattttagacactgctcactggtgagttgtgctatttttagaacaggtccgctgGTGACTCATGTGGTctttgggggcatcctggtgcccgcgggcaccatgttggtgacccctgctctatacAATCTGTCAGAGTTTAGGAGTAATTTCTGGCTTTCTAAAGGACAAGTGGAGGTGCGTACGGTATTTTGAGGCTACGTTATTGTTATAgtttattataataatgtttCCATGTTATCAATGACCTGTTTTCTCATATTTACTATCCCAGGATGTCATCACCACACTTGGTCCTGTTTACCAAAATCCCCTTAAAAGACAGTGTCCTGGCCTGTTTATGGACCCTGGCAAATCGAGTCCTACAGAGGTGTTGCAAGCCGCTTTAATATCAGCAAGTCCACTTTGATGGTTCATTGCCATCGGTTCTGTGTGCtgataaacacacacatggCACATCATGCTACCGGGCCAGTGGGGGAAAGTCTTCACAGGTCAGAGTTGGGATTTGCTAGGGCAGGTctcccaaggaccggattggctGTCGGCGGCTGCCACATCCCGATTAGGAAGCCGCACCTAGAGAACCCACTGGCATACCTaaaccggaaaaaaaaaaattctatcaTTCTGATTGGGTACTGTGGCAGCCAGAGGAGATTCTGCCTCCCTGGTAGCTGGCATGATGCTTTCCAGCACACAGCAGTTGCTCAGGCTCTGGCGGAGGATCCCCGATCCCTCATGCCAGAGGGTCTGCACATCATTGCAGACTCAGCCTTCCCACTCTTGCCTCAGTTGCTGAAGCCGTACCGGGACAATGGACACCTCACAGACAGGCAAAACAATTATAACAGGAGACTAAACGGTGCTCGTGTGGTCACTAAACAGGCATTCGGACTAAATTCCAAATTCCGCCGACTGAAATACCTGCAAATGGACAGTATTCAGAAGATTAGCGCAGCAATGTGTTCCTGCTGCATCCTATACAACCTTTCCTACGATCCTGGGGATCAGCACCCTGAAATAATTAACAATGAGGCCCTGGATGATGACATTTATCCACCTCAGCCTCAAAATGAACAGGCACTTCATTACAGAGACACAATATGCAATAGTTTATAAAGGCCGAACCGCAGCCAAACACACCCCTCAGCCTGTTACATGTGCAACTGTTCATAGATATTAGCTCCGCCTTCGACACATTCATCCCTCAAAAGCTGATCGTGAAACTGAGTGGGTTATTGGTTAGGCCTGAACACCACTCTCTGCAAGTGGATTTTGGATTTCCTGAGAGGCCTCAGTTTGTACAGTTAGGATGCAACACCTCCAACACCATCACGGTACAGGAGCTCTGCAGGGCTGCGTACTTAATCCTCTGCTCACCACCCTGCTAACTTATGACTGCATACAGTAGCAGCACACAACACCAATCACATCATCAAGTTTGCAGATGATGCTACTGTGCTGGAACTGATAAGCAGGCACTGCATACAGAGAGGAGGTGGAACGGCTGTCCATATGGTGTGGACACAACAACTTATCTTTCAACATTGAAAAGAGAAAAGAAATAATTGTGGATTTTAGAAAGACTTGTCCTGTCCATACTCCACTCAGCATGAACGGGTGTGCTGTGGAGACCGTAAGGAGTACCAGGTTCCTCGGTGTGCACATTACTGAGGAACTTACATGGACGGACACCCCCTCCTCCCTAACCAAGAAAGCCCAGCAGAGATACTTCCTGCGGCGGCTGAAACGGGCGAGACTCCTCCCTTCCATCCTCACCACGTTCCACAGTGGCACCATCGACGTTATTCTGACCAGCTGCATCAATACCTGGTACGTCAACTGCAACACATTCGATCGCAAGCGCCCGCAGAGGATAGTGAAAACGGCAGAGAGCACTATCGGGGTGCCTCTTCCTTCACTACAGCACACATTTCACAAGCGCAGTGTTCGCAAGGCCTGCAGCATTGTGCAGGACTCCTCACATGGACTGTTCACTCTCCTGAGGAGAGGAGACTGCAGCATCAGAGCCGGGTCTGCCAGGCTGTCAGGCTCCTCAACACCGTTCGCCCCCCTGGGACCTTCCACACAGCCTCATTCACCTTAAACTGCTATGCAGACCTTATACACATGCACAGCCACTTTGCTGTAATGTCCAGTTTGCACATAGACCAAAAGTACTGGAAATCACACAACACCTTTAAATATCTCTTGCACATTGCATTTGTCATGCCAGCGATATGAAGAATCATCATTATGTAAtttctattgttattatttagcTGTAAAACATTGTGACTTGTCAGCTGTTCACACATGTTCTTAAACATATCATTACACACTGCTTTCAGTACTGCAAGTCATGCTGCTATTCTGATAAATGTAATACATTGCATTAATCTACACTTCACTTGCTATATGCCACACTGCTGCTACTGTTTGCCTAGGTTTCCAGTCTTTGTCTTTGCAATGTTAgttatgtttttaatatttgttttaagTATTTGTTACACTGTGGACCCTGAGCTGTGCCATATTGTCTCACAGTATAATTCTATATGgttgagatgacaataaagttcactttcGCAAATTTGCCATTTTGGTACTGGACCACTGCATCGACTTTGGCTGCTTTAAAGGGGGTGGTGGCTACATGTAAATCAAGTGCATTTGTATTGCTTTTCATGCAGACATTGCATGAAGTTTTATATTGCACCTTGTAATTTACCTTTTAATTGCAGTATCTCACATTCGAGAACCCTGCTGTACCTACCTGGTGCAGGTCATGGAACCTGGGAGCCACGAAACCTGGCCAAATCAGCAGGGAATCTCAGTAACTATTGGTCCCTAGAGATCTAGACTGACTAACCAACTGCTGCCtttaatgtaaatgttatgagGATGGAATCCCCAAAGAGAATGATGATACGTGGCacacagttttgttttttattttattttttttatgtgcgCTGTACATTCTGCAAGAGTTTAACAATTTCTTGTTGGCCTTTAGCAATCTCCTGCAAGTTCTTTGAAATTTGCCCAAGACTTGTGACAACTTTCTTCTCAAaacttctcctcctcctctccttcaGCCTCCTGAACCTCTCCAAGTCTGGGCGTACAAGGGACTCCAGCACAGCACTTCTCCGCTCAGCATGGGCTTCGTATGACTCAAAGAATGATCCCGCTTGGCTTGCTGGCCTCCTACCCAGGGCACCATCAGTAGCCTTCATGGTGAAAACATCAGGACCAGGCTCTGGTGCTGAAGGCTGAGGGGTAGAGAGGGGCGTGGAGGTTATCGTGCCCTCTGTGACACTCCCAGCACCTGACTGGCCGAATATTTCATCCATAATCTGTGGAAACAAAGTCAGGTTTAAGTCCAGCAAAGTGACATTAGCTAGAAATTCTGTAGTGATTGTTGGAAAACTCATACTACATAACCTAATTAGTAGTGTACAGTTAAAATGGcataatgttaacattaatatCAAGACTGGTAAACATTATTATACTTACTGTGTAATAGTCCCAGTTGATTCTTGCCTCTCCGGTGGTCTGACATCTGTCTTTGACCCTTTTGTATGTCGCCAACATGTTAGAAATTTTCTTCCTTATCTGCTCCGCTGAGCATTTGTGGTCCCCTTGTAACATGTCTTTACAGACTCTTCTATAAAAAGCGGGCTTATTTGTGTAGAAAAGGGAGcgatgtttttttattgttgcaAGCAGAAAAAGTGTGAGCCGGTGTTTCATTTCTGAGAGGAAAAGATTGCACTGTCATTTCACAGCGTAAaatttaattgtgatttttctAATAGGCACTATACCTGGTTGTGACTCTGAAATGTCCTGGTCTGAGTCCTCGTCCACAGCACTAGGGCCTGCCGAGTGTGCTGCTGGTGGACAGGCGCGAATGGCAGGGTTCAGGGGCCCAGGTGGGGTTGCAGCAGTGGGTCTTTGGGACTCCGATGGTGCTGGCAGAATTAAAACAGGAGGCAGAGCagatgatgtggtagttataaCTATACTCTTTCACTGGCCTCCCATTGTCTAATAAAGTGTTTTcataaagcaaataaaaaaggaATTTTACCTTGCAACATTGTAGATAATCTAACCTGATGCGCTAGACTAGCCAAGTACTCCTtatctggggggaaaaaaacacacacatttccaAAGAGGTATTTACAGTAATGTTTGACCCTACTTGCCTTAAACAAGTATCAGCAAATGAAAGATTATTGTGTACTCACCAGTCCTTAGCTTTTCTGCAACGTCTTTGGGCACATGCAGTAACAATGTGCCTTGAGAATCAGTTAGTACGACTGGAACGGTTTCAGTTGCCATGGTTCAAGTAATGTATATTTGGATATTTAATACAGGGCTAACAATCTACCCAGAAACACACAATACCTGTTCCACTGCAGAAATGCGTAATCAAGTTCACAAACTATCATTAAAGTTAACTGGATGGAAAATAGGTTAATTTAACTTAATACAGACGCTTaaagcgctggcttaaagcaatgcattctggtcctgacgcaatgcatcgtggttagatttttttgtctgaaaaaagcggcgctgcaaaacgtcaccacgcgtcaccatgtcacatggtacaaaaacctcgcgagagcaagacgacagATCGTACGGCATAGGAATAAATGCTACAATAGTACAccgtacacgtaagttagtttatatattgttagtttttgtaatgttgcgctgctttatttgtttaatcgtttagtctgtgaagaaggcattcaagtaagaattgcattgtattctgtacatgacaattaaaactttgaatccttgaaataaatatatttgatctttttcctggcagctatctttttacacagggtcACTATACgcaatagtttatttttttcactgctaacagtttgtatcaggagttggttattgtaaaagaagcaATGTGCATGCAGGGgttatttgtatagatttatctacacccttctggcagtgctgccattgcagtcggGTCTCGCACACTATGAATAGAAGtggtccgacttggctgcagtcagtttatactccagccctgcagccgccgacagatcgcgctccacgttacgtcagctgcagacagataTAAGCCCaggtcgaacgcacccaatatTTGATTCTGCCTTTATGGAGCTGGTCAAGGACTCAGTCGGGCTGAGACCCAGCAGCTGGATGAGACATGCGCTGAACCCTCGCctcgccccgccccgccccccaaaaAACCTTGCAATTGCCTTCACGGAAGAAATTTATCTACATCCTGGACGACGCTGGGAGGGGTGGGTGTTGCAAAAAGGAACACAACAACATCAGTCCTCCTAAATTTATACTCAACATAAAGCTGTAATTTCGTAATCTCCTTTCCGCTGTATTTACTAAAATAGGTCGATTTCGCTAACGTTCTACTCTGCGTAGTAGGCCACATTAACCAAAGTCTAGGTATGGAAAAAGTTGGTTTTCTGTGTTTTAATTTTCAGAAATGATCTCAACTCGATTTTAAGAGGTAACACACTGCCCCTGTAGGATTTGATTGTAAGTATCATTTATGGAAATGAAGcagagtaaaaaaaattattatgaCAGGATCACTGAGACCACAGATATCTGATTTATATTTTTTGAATTCCACCTATTCCAGTATTTAATCAGAGCTACATACCCTTAATCTGAGGTTTCCTTCTTTTCATCTTTTTTTGCATTACCAGCTATATGTCTATGAAGAATATCCGGGCCCTATGAAACAAAACCTGCATTTTAAAGTTAACTTTTGATCTTCTCTCAGATTTTGCTGACTATCTCACCTTCCCTCCCTGAAAGTGACAATGTTCTTAGACGGGATATAGTTTCATACTTACTCCCTGAAGGGCTAGTTTGCATAGCAATTCTTCTCCTGTACCAGGTGCTGGGGATACCCATCGGGCAGCATGGTGGACTGATGCCAAGTGAGCATAGTATAAATAGCTCTGTGTATTTATCATGTATCGTGCTGTTATTGTGTATATGGTAATAGCAAGTTTAGtcatatggtgtgtgagtagTCAGGGTGGCCAACACAGTGGGCAGTGTATGTGAGCTGGAAGTGTGAGTGGCATTCGtcagtaaaagtaaaaaatagCTACAGACTAATGTATATGAATAATTTTCTCGACATTTTCTCgaacatttttaacattttccCGAACAGGACGTAATCTTTCATGCATAACTGATACGGCCCTCTGATTATGCTAATATGCGAGAAGCCAATCAGTGATGAGCTTACTGGGACGTGCAGGTTTTGGGAAAATAGTTGCCTAGCAACAGTAACCAAACGTTTCCCTTGTTTCCTTTACGGTGGACGGAGTTTGATCAtgctacaaaaataaataaataatcacttCAGCTAGTTTATCTGGGTAACGAGTAGTGTCTTTGATGGAGTCTTGAGGCGCTTTTATTAATCAGTGCAAATTTGTTGTATTACGCTAAGATATCTATACATTTTTAAGTGCGCGTGGAAAGCCAACATCTTCAGAAAGGCTTAACGTTAATGTTCTTCATTTACTTCTAGGATGAAACGAGTGTGTCTGCCAAGTAAATGGATGCATATACCATAATAGAGTTGGTTTCTGATATATGTACGATATGTTTCCGCTGGTGGGTGACTCGGTCATCATCTACTCTAGCCTGGGGAAAAGCGCGCCGGTTTGACGGTGAGCGCTGCTGCGGCGCTAACGGGCTAATAGGCTAACGGACGCATCGTCCGTGAACTTATTTGCTGCTGAGGTCTCTTCGTACATCACACACACCGGAGCCTCGCAGGCGGTGTCGATGGCGTCCGTGCTGGTAAGAAGGTGCACAGGGCGGCTCATTTCCGCTGAGTGGCTTAGAAAACACGGACTACCGTATGTCTGAGTCACCAACCCCTTAACCATAGCCGGTTCTAGACCCTGTTTAGGGGGCGTCAGCCACTCTTTTTTCCTCGTTTTGTCATATATGCAGGGTTGCCAATTTTGGTTAGATTTtatgaggggacacaaataatgcagTATTATGCTATAACttgtgtattaattaaccacaaaataaaaaaaatgtgttactactgaaggaacaagttgTGAATAATACATTTGAAATACTTATATCTTGTCTGTTCATAATTAATGAATCGTGAAACATCTTTCATCTTAGTAGCTACTatgtttgttcatgatttgtacgtCAGTAGTAACTGTTACTACTAtgtatttgtgtcccctcaagtaaagtattaccaGATTTTCAA
This window of the Paramormyrops kingsleyae isolate MSU_618 chromosome 1, PKINGS_0.4, whole genome shotgun sequence genome carries:
- the LOC111842384 gene encoding uncharacterized protein, encoding MATETVPVVLTDSQGTLLLHVPKDVAEKLRTDKEYLASLAHQVRLSTMLQAPSESQRPTAATPPGPLNPAIRACPPAAHSAGPSAVDEDSDQDISESQPEMKHRLTLFLLATIKKHRSLFYTNKPAFYRRVCKDMLQGDHKCSAEQIRKKISNMLATYKRVKDRCQTTGEARINWDYYTIMDEIFGQSGAGSVTEGTITSTPLSTPQPSAPEPGPDVFTMKATDGALGRRPASQAGSFFESYEAHAERRSAVLESLVRPDLERFRRLKERRRRSFEKKVVTSLGQISKNLQEIAKGQQEIVKLLQNVQRT